The following are from one region of the Corylus avellana chromosome ca1, CavTom2PMs-1.0 genome:
- the LOC132185407 gene encoding benzyl alcohol O-benzoyltransferase-like translates to MAGATTSSLVFSVRRCKPELVAPAKPTPHEFKQLSDIDDQEGLRFQIPVIQFYKYNPSMNGKDPVKVIREALAQTLVFYYPFAGRLREGPGRKLVVECTGEGVMFIEADADVTLQQFGDDLQPPFPCLEELLFDVPGSGEVLNCPLLLIQVTRLKCGGFIFALRLNHTMSDAAGLVQFMTAVGEMARGARAPYIPPVWQRHLLNARDPPCVTCTHQEYEEVADTKGTIIPLDDMVHRSFFFGPTEMSALRRFVPRHLSRCSTFEVLTACLWRCRTIALQPDRDEEVRIICIVNARAKFDPPLPTGYYGNGFAFPVAVTTAGKLCENPVGYALELVKKAKNDVTEEYMRSLADLMVIRSRPHFTVVRSYLVSDVTRAGFGEVDFGWGKAAYGGPARGGVGAIPGVASFYIPYKNSEGEDGIVLPICLPAPAMKRFAEELDYLLTNKPIRDHQKSTLIVSSL, encoded by the exons ATGGCAGGAGCAACAACTAGCTCTCTAGTATTCTCAGTGCGAAGGTGCAAACCGGAGCTGGTTGCTCCGGCCAAGCCAACACCACATGAGTTCAAGCAACTTTCTGATATTGATGACCAAGAGGGTCTTCGATTTCAAATCCCAGTGATACAATTCTACAAATATAATCCCTCCATGAATGGGAAAGACCCTGTCAAAGTCATCAGAGAGGCACTTGCTCAAACGCTAGTGTTTTACTACCCCTTTGCCGGCAGGCTGAGGGAAGGACCTGGCCGGAAGCTTGTAGTGGAGTGTACCGGCGAGGGCGTTATGTTCATCGAAGCCGATGCTGATGTTACTCTTCAGCAGTTTGGCGATGATCTTCAACCTCCATTCCCATGCTTGGAGGAGCTCCTTTTTGATGTTCCCGGCTCTGGAGAGGTCCTCAATTGCCCGTTGCTGCTTATTCAG GTGACACGACTCAAGTGTGGTGGATTCATCTTCGCCTTGCGCCTCAATCACACGATGAGCGATGCAGCTGGCTTGGTCCAATTCATGACGGCCGTGGGCGAGATGGCTCGTGGTGCGCGTGCCCCATACATTCCGCCCGTGTGGCAGAGACACCTTCTCAACGCAAGGGATCCACCGTGCGTGACTTGCACACACCAAGAGTACGAAGAAGTGGCTGACACTAAGGGCACAATCATCCCACTCGACGACATGGTCCATCGTTCCTTCTTCTTTGGCCCCACTGAGATGTCCGCCCTCCGTAGATTTGTGCCACGTCACTTAAGCCGATGCTCCACGTTCGAGGTACTCACTGCGTGCCTCTGGCGTTGTCGTACCATAGCGCTCCAACCCGATCGTGATGAGGAGGTGCGCATCATATGTATCGTCAATGCACGTGCCAAATTTGACCCTCCGTTACCCACCGGTTATTACGGTAACGGTTTCGCATTCCCCGTGGCAGTAACAACCGCTGGAAAGCTCTGTGAGAATCCAGTAGGTTACGCCTTGGAATTGGTGAAGAAGGCCAAGAACGATGTAACGGAAGAGTACATGCGATCGTTAGCTGATTTGATGGTGATTAGAAGTCGACCCCACTTCACTGTAGTGCGATCATACCTAGTGTCAGATGTGACACGTGCAGGGTTTGGAGAGGTGGACTTTGGGTGGGGCAAAGCGGCTTATGGTGGGCCAGCCAGAGGTGGGGTCGGGGCCATTCCTGGAGTGGCAAGCTTTTATATACCTTACAAGAATAGTGAGGGGGAGGATGGGATAGTGCTCCCAATTTGCTTGCCGGCCCCAGCCATGAAAAGATTTGCGGAGGAGTTGGATTACTTGTTGACTAATAAGCCCATTAGGGACCACCAAAAATCTACTCTTATTGTATCTAGCCTGTGA